The genomic region TTCCTACGGCATCCATCTTTTAAAGGCTTAATTGGCTTTTCTTAGCTGTCTATCAAAGCACAGCTGAGGAATGTCATGACATGCCCCAGCTCTAGTAATTCACATCCTTTCAGTGTTACAGTGTGTGTGCGGAGGTTATCGTGTCTTGCACTGTAAACATGCACCGTGTACtatgtactaaaatatataaaCCCTGAATGCATTGCATGGTTCAATCTAAACTGAGAAAACTTTAAACGagtatagcttttttttttttttttttttttaatttcatatttttaaatagtttaaataaaactaaCCCAAGCTAAAGCAGAGTAATACTACAAATCCAATATTatagataaatataaatgtaatagaaGACCCAGAATGACCAAGCTACTTAAATAAGGCACCCAGTTAAAATGGAAATTGAGTGCAGCATCCAACATGACCATAAAACTCTacagacttttctttttttttttttttttttttttaagatttcacTTGACCACATGGCATTTTCAGGCTATAAAATGCTTTAATGTCCCTTGACTAGTTTAAATGTGAGAATGTCCAGAtgaatttgtgtttgtgtattgaAATAAGGCATCATTATGTCCTGTATTTATGACCTATCGTTAATATTTGGTTAATGAAGTGGCACTAATGGCCTACCTGGAGCAAAGCTACCAGATTCAGTGCAAATATGCAAAGCCATACCTGTACCAATATTCATGTTCTTAATTTGTTACAAAGACCTGAGCAGGCTTTCAATATACTTTTCATTCGGAGcaatttgaatgcatttttttttttaatctacgtTTTACCATCTAAAAGGTAAATCAACTCTACTTTCTTTTTAAGGGCAGTGctaaaaatgtactgtatataggtTTAAATGGAGTGCTTGGGTTCCACTTGCTACTCCTGCAGCTAAAACATGCTCGCCCCCAAGTAAAGGGAAAGACATATGTTAGCACATCCTGACAGCATTTCTCTACCTGTTTCAGAAGTTAGATGTAAAAAGATTTATTCCGAGTGATGCTagcctttctttctgtctttgacttttttttctcctcccATCTACATAATCAAACCACATTACAAGCTAAGCTCCCCGGCTCTACACTCCATGTTTTCCCATTAGGACTCCTCTGCAGGTGCAGGCCGTTTGAGGTCCCGGATCTGCTTAATGAGATAGTTCTTCTCATCGCAGAACTGCTCGTCTTCAGAGCGGTCCGTTTGAAAGTGGCTCAGGAAGTCCACCAGCTTCGACTGATTCTTGAGGAGGATGTCCAACACAGGCTGTGTCTTATTGGGGTTAGCCACAAACACCTGAGAGGACACAAGAAACCAGTTAAAATTGCGGTCCAAGTCACTGAATCCACCTTCATGCGGTCTGAACTACAGCTCACACACTAGTGACTGACCCTGACCTGTTTACATTCAATATGTGAGGCCAGAACAGGGACAGAAGACCAGTCAGCTGCCAAGTGTGGAAAGTAATTGGAGTAGACAGAGGGGAAGGCAGACAAGCAAAGTGCCAAATCCAAATATATTATGTTACATGAAATGCTGTGCATATAAACACGTACCTTAAAGACATGGAAGGCTTCAAACTGGATGTTGCGGCTGTTGTCTTTCAACATGTTCATCATCAGCTTTAGGTTCTCAGCTCGACTGATGTATTTGGTCATGACTGTGAAGTTGTGTCTGTCCAGTAATAGTTCTCCTAAGAGCTGGATATCATTTGATAGCCACTTATAACTCACTTAAGCACAATTAACAAAACTATGTAGTAAGAATGAAGCCAAATCATCCAACATATTGCTGCTTTTATTAAACCAAGCAAGGTTTGTCATAAAACACTCAAACATGAAGACAAATTATGTGGCTGTTTAACTTACAAAGAAGCATTTTTCTGAGAACTCGCTTTTCTTAGGGTTTTATATCTTTCTTTCATGTATAGACCCTAGCAGCTTAATCTTCACCAAGGGTTTGAATACCATTACAGCCTTGAATTATTGAAAACAACCCTGTGAAAACAGTAGTTTATGCTCACCTTCAGAGACTGCCGCTTGGTGACATAATTATCAGAATGCAGCAGCTTTTCATACTCCGTGAACACCTAAAAACATTCATGAAATGATCAATCATCATACATTTGTCCATAAAGTAGAACAGCTACTAAAGCACTTATAAACAAAAGCACTTGCAAATGAAATCTTGGGAAACAAGAGTAACTCACTCTGTCGTAATTTGTCTCCAAGAAATCTGCACACATGATCTTGTGTCTTGTCAGcagatcctaaaaaaaaaaaaattcttgagtaAATGCACTTTTGTCATTTTCTCTTTTGAAAGGTTTTTGAATTTCGATTGCTTGATTTGAAGCGACAgtcaaccaaaaattaaaattctgtcattctcTAATGCAAATTCTGCCTCATTTGTTCTCGTgcattaagcacacttctttgaGCTTTACcacatatttgatgtgctctatgtatGCATGTTGATCAATGTTTGAATTGTGTCTCCTCAGAAGATTAAACTTGGATTAAAATGTtttgattcatatggattactctTATTCtctctttatgtattttttgagGCTTGAAAATGTTGACCCCATAGATGCTCAAATGGATGGACAAAATTGGAAATGGGTTGTCAActaatactataaaaaaaaaaaataactattggGGCTGCTTCTGCCACATGACCAAAAcattgtaataaataaagtatgaaagaGTGTGGGATTCttccctttttttctctttacaaTAGTTTATTGTACACACCTTTTTGCCGTTTCAtttcagttaaatatatataacctTAAACAGTCGCATTACTGCATAAAGATCTCAGGtgattaaatataaagtattttgatttaaatttattAGTGCATTTTGGCTTTTTACATGGATGATACTTTGTGCATATTTCATACCTTAAAAGAGGAGAAGGCGTCAGAGGCAATGTCAAAAGTAGATAGCTCAACGTAGCGAAAGAAGCAGTAGAACTCCTCAGAGAACAGAACGATTCGGCCCAGAGGTTCATGACGCAGACATTCCCTCAACATCATGCCACAGTTAAGGGCCACTTCTGGGGTTTCATAGCTGCATTCAATTAATAAATAAGCCCTGTTATTTCTCTAACGTGTGAGAACCACATTTGTTTGTATATGCGTGTACATAAAACCACAAAGTCATCATTCAAACATAATATCACACCAAATTTTCAATAACTAGATATGTGCTTTAAAAGTGAAATGCCATTGGCAGCTCAGCCACATGGACAGGAAATGGGAAAATTATGATCCTAAAATAACCATACAGCAACAATCTCCCATAACAACAATTGGAAAAGCCAGGCTAATCAATGGCTTCTGAAAGCGTTGATCTATGGCTATGCCCTGGGGTCTGGAAACTCACCCTTTCAGCAGCATAAAGAGGATCTGTGAGTGGGAAGAGATGTACTCCACAGTCGGGGTGCGAGCACCAATCTGGCGACGCACTATGTTGCTAAACAGATGCACCACATCCTTCTTTCCCTTTGGTGAACAACACGTTATAAATCAAAGAGAGCAAACAACAAATGTGTGGTTAGGGCACAGAGCAAGATGTCTTACAGCAAGACGGAAGTAGTTGTATTTCAGACATTTCAAAAGCAAGTATGTGCACCTCGAAATCAATCCTCTGTAGGTTTGCTATGAGGGAAATGAGGAGGTTGGTGTTGTAGAGCTCTTGAGCTAGTTGTGCCACTGCCTCAGTCTGAGGCTCCTTGTCTCCAGTGCCACACAGCACCTCTTTCAACGACGAAAGATTTTTTGATACTTCCTCTGCGACCTACAGGAAACACCGTGAGTTTTTCTGACTCCCGTCACAGTCCACGGTTTGCTGAAATATTTGCATTGACATGTTGACATAAAAAAGGACCAACCTTTTCACATTTCTTGCTTTCAGAGGACTCCAGCTTCTCCAAGTGTGCTACATTCTCCTTCAGACTCTTCACAATCTCTGCAGGGCTCTTCTGAGACTTCCCAAAAGGGAACGGCATGGTTTTAGCTGGGATGTGCGTTGGACGTTGAAGGACAACAGAAATGATTCACCTGTAAAAGGTGAAAAACAAATAGCGTACAACATTATACCAGTGAATGAAGAAGTCATTGTaactgacaaaagcacaaaactaTTCGTTAACAAATTTTGTACACTTCAGAGACATGAAATCCAATGAAAATACctgttattttattactgtacAAGTGATAACCCAATCATGTTATGAAACACCTTCTGAACTTGCTCAAAACTGACAAGTACAGATAGAGATAGTTCAACACATGTGATATCATGACAAAAAAATAGGTTAAGGTACTAAACGAGTCACTTCGATGAGCAACTAAGCAGTTTTATTCAACTTTGAAAAACAGCTAACGTTAATATCCCGATGAGCTAAGCTAACCTCCACCCAGCACTTATCGATCAACGCTTCTCAGGAACTCAATATTACTCATCACGGTCACTTTATCACTGTGTAGCTTGTCACCCTATACGATCTTAACATGAACCCATTAGAACAAACACAACTGTTCACGGGAAGAAATAAAATCTAGTTTTTTAATCTTCCAGCAGGCTGGACATGTAGCCATGTAGGTTAGCACGTTGGCTAACTGACTTCTGTCAGACATGACCATCATGGCCAAACGAGCTAGAAGAATAACTCAAACCAGGAAACTAACCACttagttaaattatttctatccGTGTAATCTATCAGAGTGGATTTTGGTCATATGGGTCTTCTAAACCTGTGTAAGGATTCTGTTTGACACGCATTTGGTGCTGAACCTCTCAACTTTTCAAATGACAATTTTGACAGTTGATCAAGTTGCGTGTATTCTGATCTTTTATCCTTAACAGAGAAAACAAGGCATtgataaacaatttaaaaaaatacacaaaatccaGTTGAAATGTATATTTGAAGTGCTATCTAGAGTGAAAAAAAATTACTAGGCTAAGTGGATGTGTGTTAGCTGGAAGTGGAAGGAAGGCAGAGACACTCACCGAACTCAAAGCGTCCACTTTAAAATCCAAAGACGCGATGAGGAGAAAAGTAAACCAGATCGATTTGTGCGCAGCTAAATATAGTTATTAATCCAGTTCAAACTATGTCGAACATACTATTTATCTCCCCAACAGGAGATACTTATTGTGTTAGTACCTGCGTTTAATTCACGGCTGGTTTGTTGCTCGTACACTTCTAGCGTCTGCCGCTTTACTTTATCAGGGAAGTTGAAGAGAGTTTCTGAACGCCCCCTTTTTTTGTAACTGACGTAAACGTCGACCAATCAGGACACGCGCTGCGCGCACACCCTGAACAGAAATCGAATTAAATGAAGATGAATTGAGGCAACAAAACCACTGAAAGCGAGGCTGGATTATGTACCAGGCCAGAACTCAGAGGTCTGCGAAACCTAAAGTAAGATAAACACTGGGGTTCTTGTAGCTTATTGCACAAGCTGACCACTATAGGGCCCCTGActactatttttaattaatattagcaTTGAAAAACACAAGGTACGTAACTTTTAGTCAAGTCACTCTTGTTTTTTTCCCACTCGTGCCCACTCACGGATCACACACTTTCACTTTGTTGTTTACTGTTATATTGTTGGGTTAGCTTAATCCAATGTACTTTTAAAGCCACCTTGAGCCCTTTCTAAAAGTTATATAAAGTAAAcattagtagtaatagtagtcaGTTGCAACTCTGGTCATGTGATCAACATGGCTGCACTCATAAACCAATTACCTGCTCCAAGTGAAATAATGAATACATCTTTTTCTAAAAGACCACTATGTTCACTTCATGTAAGTGCATATCATTTAATGTCAaagttattttcatgttttaaggCTTGTTCCCCCCAAGTAGGATAAATATAATGATAACTATGAAGTTTGAATACTTGTTATAATTCTTCAATATAGAAATGAACACCACAGCTATAAAGATAACACAGAGGAACGACTTTCCTCCAGctgacaaacaataaataaactgatAGTCAAACGGAATCCCAATGTAAATATAGTTATCATTTACAGTCAGTCTGAAGAAGTTGTCCTGGTAAGGTGTTTACACAGAAAAGATGTAGATAACAAAATAAGTGAatatacaaaatgttaaaataatatttattttaaaaaaatctatatacagGTGTGGTTATGCATGCAGGATAATTTGAATAAGAAATTGGCAgtgaatgttaaatataaaagtataaagttgcacttctctctctctctctctctgtctgtgtgtgtgtgtgtgtgaacagatcTTTAATGTGTTAAAGGCAGGTGTTTTAGCAAAAAGATAAAGTAATCCGACAGTTTTGTGAAGGGCCACCTTGGACCTCATGTCATGTCACACGTTTGGCCCAACATTTGGTAAATATGCAGGTAGGTATTTAATCAAAAGTTATGTATAGCAATTTTCTTTCTTCCTgaacttatatttaaaaattgcGAAAGGTTAGTTTTGGTGCAAAACAATAaccattttaagtttaaaataactgtgtaaaaacaaaaaacaaaattatattacataaaatgtttattcaTACATGTTGATTCATACTATCCATCAGTGCATTCATTATGCAACTCATCTGTAGGCTATATTTGCTCGTCTAGGCCATGATGTCTATGGTCTAGGCCTATTCCTCAAACTATCTTGATGGTGAACACAGCGCCTACGTAAGGGGCGTGCGCGTTTGCTTAAATGTTGGACAAACATGCTTTTTGCAGTGAGTGAGCGACGTCACGCGAACGCCTCGCAATGGTGAGAGGCAGAACGCACTCAATGCTTTAGCGAGAGGAAGAGCGAGAGTAGCACGCGCTCACAGCCACTCTAAATCTATCCCCATCCAACACAGCCGCGGTAAGAGCTTCCAATATGTCACACAGACACTGCAATGTACAGCTGTAGAGCTAGAAAACGAACGGGATGAGTGAGTGGAACCATTGTCGGGACTAGCTAGGTCTTTTTGCTGCGATATGTAAATACATTTCGTATGGCGGGTCTCCACACGTGAATAATCCCGCAGCGAACAATGTGTTATAAAAACCAAATAATGGTTTACAATCATCCCCAGAAATTCAGATTgctttttttatgcacatttgtgCTTCTCAGTATTGTTGTAGCCACCATATAATGTGGGCCTTAATGGGGCactcatacatatatacacatcttCATTTAATCTAAATGGGGGCTCCAGATTTGACACAGTCTTATAGTAGTTCATATACAATGGAAAGTGAAAGAGTTTTTGTTAAGAGCGAAACAAGCGCTTTGTCGCGGGCCTGTAAATATCTTCCTCCTCCCTTATTTATGAAAACGTTGCGAGGGATGCTGTGTTTTTCCTTCAGGGTTTTAGATGGGTTCGTTGAGATTTATGAGCAGGTTGTATCAGCTGTTCTGTTGGATACAGTGTCACTTGTGTGCGCGTTGCACCGCGACGCTTCTCTGCTATCATGGCAGTGCGTCTGTAGCGCGAAGGCGGGTAAAGCCATCGCGACTCTAAACAACTCACTATCCATCTAAGAACAGTTAACGAATAAAGGGTTTGATAATCGTACCAGCGAAAGTTgggattttttaatttattttggataAAACTGATGGGCTAGCCATGTCGCGCGGGAGGTGTTTTGTGAACTCGGTCAGAGCTTCCTTATTGGCATTGCAGTGTTTCAAATACACCACCATGTACTTTTCCTACATTTTTTTTGACAATAAAAGTGTGTAGTCAAAAAGATCATTTTAATATAGGTTTGTGTGACTAAGTCTGGGTTTTGTGTTAGTGACGTCAAATCTTAGAGAGAGAGATTTCTCTTTGTATgaaatttgttttggttttattttcttgGATTTATTAGTGAATGTTAAGTAGTGATTTACTGCCGGTGATTTACTGATTTCAAATTCTCACCAGTCTTTAAAAGGCAGCATGAAaccataattatatacattttcgtAAATGTGCTAAACTGTCTTAAACATTTAAGTGATATTTTagttaaacttctttttttttctttctttttttagggTAACTattgtgtgtaaaaaataaaataaaaagataaacccGCCTTTCACCCATTTTTGCCCCTGGGGGTGCTCTGGACCTcagcttaatttttttcttttgcacttCCTGCTTAAAATCTCAAATTGGTTGTATCTCATTAGTTCTAAATTGAAAAATTTGGAAAAGTGATTCTATAACCCGCTGTTTTTCCAATAAGTGTTTCTATGTAGATgcataatttaaatgaatattcattttttttaaatctataaatataaataaaataatttatttataaatagtagaaataaattattttatattaatagacttttttagggctgtgaatctttgggttgACAGTTAATCAATTTtgattcacgattcataggttttcgattcaggaatgatttttgcaaattcaaaatgcttcgattctgcattctttaagtgcattcatggaattatttaaatgcttagtcaggatgcaaattacacagcagcctttatggttggagaaccataggttagagagagagaaagcagattttttgtccattgttagatactagtttaatgatgctataGCATGACAATTTCTGAAGTGAAATTGTCaactacaatcattttatgtatatattattgttatttagaaGGAATTATTTTATCTATACTTTGAATGAGCTATAAGAAATCAAATTAATTACTGTACAATAATTTGCCATCTATAATTTTGTTCCTAAAGGCAATTTATATactacaattattaaaattttccGCACAGaataaggtatatatatatattacagtttctgtactgtaataaatatttaaattaccatagcatcattcataaattttaggctatttatttattggttttattgtCTTAATgtttcagttcattctgctttttattcagaTTAGCTGATTTAGCCTATATACCCTGATAACGTCTATGAGTGCaagatcacttctctttcagtgcGAAAACTTCtcatttttataaaagaaaatgcaCCCAATGTCTGTTTGCAACTTTGATGCATCTTATTATCAGATAAAATATATAGTTGATTATCAGATAAAAAATATAGTTTCCTTGGTACATTCAGTTCAACGACATTGTTAAAACaccatttatcattcaatggaactgttCGTATGTTTTAGACACAACGTTTTTGCTCCATTGTTACAATAACTGCGCTGCCTTCGACTGCTTAATGTAATCGGTGAAATGCTGAGAGCCACTGACAagctacagaaaagtaaaactacttcagtttagcattactggccacgaatCCTAAGGAGGGATCACACATCAACTGCTAAAGAAATGTGTCAGTGAGACGAACGACGATGAGCGCGAGTGCAATCCTGTCACAGTCACAGATGGTAAATAGTGACATGAGTGAAGGAGAGATGCGAGGCACGAACACTGTTCAATGTTTCTATTAATTTGTGCTTGTAGTAACTTAATGTGTAGGCtgtatattttgaaagcattggaTCGCTATAAAAAttgcgattcattcgattcttagtgtTTTAAATCGATAACTCTCCGGAATCCACAATTCAAAAATCAATGTTTCAAAATCGATGCATATGCAttgtcagggtttgtaatcgatgcattgGAAAAAAAACATAGAGGCATCTGGAAGTATATGTCATGCTGGTCacatatttgctttttgggggaaattttaaactaaacaaataccTCAGTGGAACAGAATTGCATAAGCAAATTAACCACAGCCATCTGTCTAATATATATTTCTTCCATATAGACTAGAGTGATTCAATGACAGATGAAAGAGTctttaataaaatcttttttaaaaacactaacatGCATTTCAGCCATCTGTTGCTCTGTACGCTCACACAAAGCTTAGAAGCTTGTTTTTTCACTGGTCTGAGCCACAAAAATAGTCTTCCGTCTTCCTTCAAGTGCACTGCAGTTCAGTtaacatacttggcaaatgtcacgactttacAATGTTCTTTGTCTTGAAAACAGTGGAGAGGTTGAGTGTGTGAAAACTGGTCATGTCAGGACAGAGAAAAGGAGCTTCAGCACATCTTCGAAAATGTGCCTTGTGTAGAAGCAACCGGGACAAGGAGTGTGGACAATTACTGGTGTCTGAGAACCACAGGGTGGCAGCCCATCACAAGTGCATGGTACACCAACTGGCCATTAGTTTGCCTTCTTTTATAAGTGTTGAAATGGGTGAATAAAGCTCTAATTCATACATTTATGACTTAGCAAAATAATCTTGGGGGATATGATGAATAGAGTGTATGACAAGATGTGTTATAAAATAttggtatattatatataaaaataattatacaaagtATGTATTTGACAGCATATctaacatttgattattttactcAGCTTTTTTCATCAGCCTTGGTCACATCTCATTCAGACAGTGAAAACATTGGAGGCTTTTCTATTGAAGACGTAAAGAAGGAGATAAAAAGAGGAAATAAACTAGTAAGACTTCAGACCAGCAGCTCTCATACAATTCAGCTCTTCATTTAGGCTGAAAATAGAGAATGAACATACAGCTTTTTTTTATCTCATGTGCTGATTTCCTGTTCAGATGTGCACTTCCTGTCACCGGCCCGGGGCGACCATCGGCTGTGATGTAAAGACGTGTAGGCGGACGTACCACTACTACTGCGCTCTATGGGACAAGGCCCAGACAAAGGAGAATCCCTCCCAAGGCATCTACCTGTAAGCAATATGAGAATGCCACTCATACTACAAAACTGTGTCTGTTTTATAACTATATGACTTCTTTATTTTTGCAAATTAGGGTTTACTGTCGCAAACACAGTGATTCCTCTCAAGATGGCAGTGATGGTAActagctgtctctctctctctacttggATGTTAGATAGAATCATGGCGTTGATTAATGATTTGCTCTTATTCCCAGATGAACAGGGAGTTGCGGCCAATGACTCTGATTCATCTCCACCGAGGAGCAGGGGCAGGGGGCGTTTCGAGAAAAGCAGAATCAGAGGTGTGTCACGTGGACAGTCAGATGACACTCGATCCACCTCATCGCAAGGCAATGATGACACAGAGAGCTCCTCGCATGTAGGCCACTTTATCTACTTTTTCTGACATAACCCATATTTAATCCAAATGAGGGATTACAAGTGATT from Carassius carassius chromosome 29, fCarCar2.1, whole genome shotgun sequence harbors:
- the LOC132109494 gene encoding calcium-binding protein 39-like; protein product: MPFPFGKSQKSPAEIVKSLKENVAHLEKLESSESKKCEKVAEEVSKNLSSLKEVLCGTGDKEPQTEAVAQLAQELYNTNLLISLIANLQRIDFEGKKDVVHLFSNIVRRQIGARTPTVEYISSHSQILFMLLKGYETPEVALNCGMMLRECLRHEPLGRIVLFSEEFYCFFRYVELSTFDIASDAFSSFKDLLTRHKIMCADFLETNYDRVFTEYEKLLHSDNYVTKRQSLKLLGELLLDRHNFTVMTKYISRAENLKLMMNMLKDNSRNIQFEAFHVFKVFVANPNKTQPVLDILLKNQSKLVDFLSHFQTDRSEDEQFCDEKNYLIKQIRDLKRPAPAEES
- the LOC132109496 gene encoding PHD finger protein 6-like is translated as MSGQRKGASAHLRKCALCRSNRDKECGQLLVSENHRVAAHHKCMLFSSALVTSHSDSENIGGFSIEDVKKEIKRGNKLMCTSCHRPGATIGCDVKTCRRTYHYYCALWDKAQTKENPSQGIYLVYCRKHSDSSQDGSDDEQGVAANDSDSSPPRSRGRGRFEKSRIRGVSRGQSDDTRSTSSQGNDDTESSSHRDRSPLRGSPSDSGLRCGFCHAGEEENETRGVLHSDNAKKVAAHYKCMLFSSGTVQLTTTSRAEFGNFDIKTVIQEIKRGKRMKCTLCAQLGATIGCEIKACVKTYHYHCGLQDKAKYIENMARGIYKLYCKNHSGNEERDEEDEERESRSKEKAAIDNRADPPPQLNGN